The following is a genomic window from Thaumasiovibrio subtropicus.
GCGCCCATAGTGGTAGACAGGCTAACTTTCTGGATGAAAGTACCTTTTGCAGAAGAAGGCTTCGCTTTCTTCAGTGCTACCAATAGAGCTTCTAGGTTTTCTTTTAGCTTGTCAGCGTCGAAATCCACTTTACCGATGGTAGTGTGGATGATGCCGTTCTTGTCGTTACGGTAACGAACCTGACCTGCTTTCGCGTTCTTAACAGCGTCAGCAACGTTAGGTGTTACAGTACCCACTTTCGGGTTTGGCATCAGGCCGCGTGGACCTAGGATAGTACCTAGTTGACCAACAACGCGCATTGCATCTGGAGATGCGATAACAACGTCGAAGTTCATCTCGCCTTTCTTAACCTGATCAGCTAGATCTTCCATACCTACGATGTCAGCGCCAGCTTCTTTAGCTGCTTCAGCGTTTGCACCCTGAGTGAACACTGCAACGCGGATATCACGGCCAGTACCGTGAGGAAGAACAGTCGCACCACGTACGTTCTGATCAGATTTACGAGCGTCGATACCTAGGTTAACAGCAACGTCAACACTTTCTACGAACTTAGCTGTTGCTAG
Proteins encoded in this region:
- the rplA gene encoding 50S ribosomal protein L1, yielding MAKLTKRMRVIREKVDVTKEYEINEAVALLKELATAKFVESVDVAVNLGIDARKSDQNVRGATVLPHGTGRDIRVAVFTQGANAEAAKEAGADIVGMEDLADQVKKGEMNFDVVIASPDAMRVVGQLGTILGPRGLMPNPKVGTVTPNVADAVKNAKAGQVRYRNDKNGIIHTTIGKVDFDADKLKENLEALLVALKKAKPSSAKGTFIQKVSLSTTMGAGVALDQNTLDTNAAN